One Hallerella porci genomic window carries:
- a CDS encoding ABC transporter permease, with the protein MGKLLKNLLKSPMFVIGISIFVLTLLIAVFGPLFYNVDTHARDIMAGPYAGSSAAHLLGTDHLGRDYVSLLIEGLGNSLYVGFLAGIIATTLGVLIGLFGGFRGGWIDEILNMGTNLFIVIPQFVILVLISSAFKEGRSLTLIGVVIGLTAWSWSARAVRAQASSLRSRDHIALARINGASTLTIVIKHVLPYLLSYVFMVFIMQVGSGILSEASISMIGLGPVDTTSLGIILNQAKDNGALADSIWIAFLPATLVVTLTVFALYLINTSMEGVFNPRLRK; encoded by the coding sequence ATGGGAAAGCTTCTTAAAAACCTTCTCAAATCTCCAATGTTTGTCATCGGCATCTCGATCTTTGTTCTTACACTGTTGATCGCTGTCTTTGGACCGCTGTTCTACAATGTTGACACCCACGCTCGTGATATCATGGCTGGCCCTTATGCGGGTTCTAGCGCAGCTCACTTGCTCGGTACTGACCATCTTGGCCGCGACTATGTTTCGCTTTTGATCGAAGGCCTTGGCAACTCCCTTTATGTGGGTTTCCTTGCCGGTATCATTGCAACGACTCTCGGTGTTTTGATCGGTCTGTTTGGCGGTTTCCGCGGTGGATGGATTGACGAAATCTTGAACATGGGAACGAACCTCTTCATCGTTATCCCGCAGTTCGTGATTCTCGTGCTCATTAGCTCCGCCTTTAAGGAAGGCCGTTCATTGACTTTGATCGGCGTGGTGATCGGTCTTACCGCTTGGAGCTGGTCTGCTCGTGCCGTTCGTGCTCAGGCTTCGTCTCTCCGTAGCCGCGACCACATTGCGCTCGCTCGTATCAATGGCGCTAGCACTTTGACGATTGTGATTAAGCACGTGCTTCCGTATTTGCTTTCTTATGTGTTCATGGTGTTCATCATGCAGGTAGGTTCCGGAATTCTTTCCGAAGCTTCCATTTCGATGATTGGCCTTGGCCCTGTGGATACCACTTCGTTGGGTATCATTTTGAACCAGGCTAAGGATAACGGCGCTCTCGCTGACTCCATTTGGATTGCGTTCTTGCCGGCAACACTCGTCGTCACTTTGACCGTGTTCGCTCTGTATTTGATCAATACGTCGATGGAAGGCGTCTTCAACCCGCGTCTCCGCAAGTAA
- a CDS encoding ABC transporter ATP-binding protein, translated as MQTKPVVFSAKNVSKTFGAGKNLKVAVDNVTFDIYDEEFISIVGGSGCGKSVLAKIMLGLYKPTSGEFTYRGHEIKNQKDHWNEVQFVFQDPFGCFNQFFTIRSQLEDALNILKDKPSKEEIRCRVDEGLMAVNVTPADIEGKYPFELSGGQMQRMLLARIFALRPKVLIADEATSMVDACVRANILDYLRKLKDQLKMTVVFVTHDIGLANYVSDRIFIMHDGKIVNQGTPAEVLDNTTEPNTLKLLDDIPEVHKTEWIPNSHRAKKG; from the coding sequence ATGCAAACTAAGCCTGTTGTTTTTTCGGCAAAGAATGTCAGCAAAACTTTTGGTGCAGGCAAAAACCTGAAAGTCGCTGTCGATAATGTCACCTTTGACATCTACGACGAAGAATTTATTTCGATCGTGGGCGGCTCGGGTTGCGGTAAGTCGGTCTTGGCAAAAATTATGCTCGGACTTTACAAGCCGACGTCGGGCGAATTTACTTATCGCGGACACGAAATTAAGAACCAAAAAGATCACTGGAACGAAGTGCAATTCGTTTTCCAAGATCCGTTTGGATGCTTTAACCAATTCTTCACCATTCGCAGTCAGTTGGAAGATGCTCTCAACATCCTCAAAGACAAGCCGAGTAAAGAAGAAATTCGGTGTCGTGTCGATGAAGGTTTAATGGCGGTGAACGTCACTCCGGCAGATATCGAAGGCAAGTATCCGTTCGAACTTTCGGGCGGTCAGATGCAGCGTATGCTTCTTGCTCGTATCTTTGCTCTTCGTCCGAAGGTGCTTATCGCAGACGAAGCGACTTCGATGGTGGACGCTTGCGTGCGCGCAAACATTCTTGATTATCTTCGCAAGTTGAAAGATCAGCTGAAGATGACCGTCGTTTTCGTGACTCACGATATCGGTCTTGCAAACTATGTGAGTGATCGCATTTTCATTATGCATGACGGAAAAATTGTGAACCAAGGAACTCCGGCAGAAGTGTTGGATAACACGACGGAACCGAACACGCTCAAACTTTTGGATGATATTCCCGAAGTCCACAAGACGGAATGGATTCCAAACAGTCATCGTGCGAAGAAAGGTTAA
- a CDS encoding ABC transporter ATP-binding protein, whose amino-acid sequence MSDNVFEVEHLGLYYLGRFGDKTHAVTDVSFSMKQGEILGIAGESGCGKSTLVSGLMGMCIPPLYPEKGDVRVRNENGEMESLMHRSIEDIRSNVLAQKVSMIPQGAFNALNPVRKIKDIAADVIAAHQKPGKSLDKKEIYDRLCERFDLFGMDTTRVLNSYPIQLTAGERQRSVIGISTLLNPQMVIADEPTSALDVSTQKDVIKMIFDLLDKGIFQTMIFITHELPLLYHVADNIAIMYAGEIVEKGTSEQVVKDPRHPYTQALMGAMLSTEASQRNRHPVAIEGAPPSLKNKIVGCRFAPRCKMACEDCKKNTQNLRIVGDRDVRCDYAN is encoded by the coding sequence ATGTCAGACAATGTTTTTGAAGTAGAACATCTCGGTCTCTATTACCTCGGACGCTTTGGCGACAAGACGCATGCGGTTACCGATGTTTCGTTCTCGATGAAGCAAGGCGAAATCCTTGGCATCGCTGGCGAATCGGGCTGCGGTAAGTCCACTCTCGTGAGCGGTCTTATGGGTATGTGCATTCCGCCGCTTTATCCGGAAAAAGGCGACGTTCGCGTTCGCAATGAAAACGGAGAAATGGAATCTTTAATGCATCGTTCGATTGAAGATATTCGTTCGAATGTTCTTGCGCAGAAAGTTTCGATGATTCCGCAGGGTGCGTTTAACGCATTGAACCCGGTTCGCAAAATCAAGGATATTGCAGCCGATGTGATTGCGGCTCACCAAAAACCGGGCAAAAGCTTGGATAAGAAAGAAATCTACGATCGTCTTTGCGAACGTTTTGATCTCTTCGGCATGGATACAACTCGCGTTTTGAATTCGTATCCGATTCAGCTTACAGCTGGGGAACGCCAACGTTCTGTGATCGGTATTTCGACTCTTCTCAACCCGCAGATGGTGATTGCAGACGAACCGACTTCGGCTTTGGATGTTTCAACGCAGAAAGACGTGATCAAGATGATTTTCGATCTTTTGGACAAAGGAATTTTCCAGACGATGATTTTCATTACCCATGAACTTCCGCTGCTTTATCATGTGGCCGATAACATCGCCATTATGTATGCGGGCGAAATCGTGGAAAAGGGAACGTCGGAACAAGTTGTGAAAGATCCGCGTCATCCTTATACGCAGGCTTTGATGGGCGCAATGCTCAGTACTGAAGCGAGTCAGCGTAATCGTCATCCGGTGGCGATTGAAGGTGCGCCTCCTAGCCTCAAGAATAAAATCGTCGGCTGCCGCTTTGCTCCGCGTTGCAAAATGGCGTGTGAAGATTGCAAGAAGAATACCCAGAATCTCCGTATTGTCGGCGATCGTGATGTGAGGTGCGATTATGCAAACTAA
- a CDS encoding fibro-slime domain-containing protein, giving the protein MGWDWLHKVFCVCCLCFFASAQAALTIHIQSPWRNDATKSSYKLHILGSTTSYNPIYEAGSNTKMKSEGNGWFSYTWDKNVSDFQDWQNFDVKLCPDSSDNNYNNNHCEAWTDSAGKALAFKPVSLFGSDNELWLYTNADGSFSKSYMAPGSKIVWFKSPWGNKALPRMIFGADSVMMRFAVDDSSKCGWFYGALTPAMLKSNAVKSAYFDRLYANYLAVPMEGTVDLSKALASNDTIYVDGTVAIPTASAKIGTLGVCFDSTKTLHVYHPWRSNTSYRDSALYISVGNNIVNNPKAMDSTGEDRYWWHYDFETTITSKQEWNSAGATVDFYRRQNEWPQVSYFLHSTKPTISSFFPTGVYETWVFASTSIDGRIDMTFAPLEKKTVRLMSPWDDMTPSMLVNGDTVKMGPFSKDTCGWYQAAYYKHVAEWNVTFKQTFGFAIYTASGTKDGESISLDSIFALSDTAWVMPYPTSSSKPQLHTTFPGRLGICPTMQISAMLVDWAGESHPDSIDVDFGGIYDGNAYTEVTFLDSAGKLTTNRKCGGHVMGMVKPILGPSGLPERVDSQDYPWGKCSAAHEIEKWFVPETLAVDAAGRKYTNAACRDIDLTLDEEGFWLADITEAGNCNDPVNPGFYPLDDFEYLDSAKTIKNPKFDWAVSGCMHNYSFSMKISAQFQYVKGQYFEFRGDDDVWVFIDNRLVVDIGGCHSPVEGAVNLDTLGLIEGETYPFRIFFSERNATGSNFKMRTSINLETEKTYYPVEIPTKDGTISYEIWQMLVDKSLSCDISSVAKVDTIPAASLFILMGPGLSEEGDTLGPGVNFGGITISETMSGFIIDTAAVVRSRTLAPGSYTLYFYLESDLSQSSKIYFTVPEYPLPTIVFADTLWNEMNPDTVRLGQYAFIPYAVNVMAVYMGTPCDSGCDGVLKFSSKDSLALADASGGLLDSIEVKNGRATFYVMGTAAVENGAFSLSSPAYDNILTWSKINLEKPPVPIPNGGWMRDRDGDGVADSLVLSYGEAIVDDNAPDSVQWQFGDSTWHKENRKSVESHRYLDSLLVFEKDSLLNFLFTGNTSNSIYAGSYTSIFHKTVTDTLTGATDTLEFKVSGKIHDKIGPVITNAIVTPRSESVYQLAIVFSEAIDTNQVAFDSVFEFKAWRNGSESSHQIYPVSGNRKTSRYEVFYSNKNGVLPTVGDSIRIAPGILKDLSQNAAAENNRWVRIVGEQYITVESATVFNADNEKLMEFEDSSTVIPYKVALGLPYETAEKNIGLPGFLIRFDLGELAAAQGASAESLYVKYEANFYTNLGVYMNSSSGKLSCTDAIFSGDCIQNSGNIYLAWNVRSNKGRIAGTGAYIAKLKIKIGVLGGDSQKKEVTRSWGIRRIKK; this is encoded by the coding sequence ATGGGCTGGGATTGGCTTCATAAGGTTTTTTGCGTTTGTTGCTTGTGCTTTTTTGCGAGCGCACAGGCTGCGCTTACGATTCATATTCAGTCACCGTGGCGAAATGATGCGACGAAATCTTCATATAAGTTGCATATTTTAGGGAGCACCACTTCGTATAATCCGATTTACGAAGCGGGTTCCAATACGAAGATGAAATCCGAAGGAAATGGTTGGTTTTCTTATACGTGGGATAAAAATGTTTCGGATTTTCAAGATTGGCAAAATTTTGATGTAAAGCTTTGTCCCGATTCATCGGATAATAATTACAACAATAATCATTGCGAGGCGTGGACGGATTCTGCGGGAAAGGCTTTAGCTTTTAAGCCGGTTTCGCTTTTTGGTTCGGACAATGAACTTTGGCTCTATACAAATGCCGACGGTTCTTTTTCTAAGTCGTATATGGCGCCAGGTTCTAAAATTGTTTGGTTTAAAAGTCCGTGGGGAAACAAAGCACTTCCGCGGATGATTTTTGGCGCGGATTCGGTGATGATGCGCTTCGCGGTGGATGATTCTTCAAAATGCGGTTGGTTTTATGGCGCATTAACTCCGGCAATGCTAAAATCAAATGCGGTCAAGAGCGCTTACTTTGATAGGCTTTATGCGAATTATCTTGCGGTTCCGATGGAAGGAACTGTTGACCTTTCAAAGGCGCTCGCTTCGAACGATACGATTTATGTCGATGGAACGGTGGCGATTCCGACGGCTTCGGCTAAAATAGGAACTCTTGGCGTTTGCTTTGATTCGACGAAAACTTTGCATGTTTATCATCCGTGGCGTTCTAATACCAGTTACCGCGATAGCGCTTTATACATTTCAGTCGGGAATAATATTGTCAATAATCCGAAGGCGATGGATTCAACGGGCGAAGATAGATATTGGTGGCATTATGATTTCGAAACGACGATAACGAGCAAACAAGAATGGAATTCGGCGGGCGCAACGGTAGACTTTTATCGTCGCCAAAATGAATGGCCGCAAGTTTCTTATTTCTTGCATTCGACAAAGCCGACGATTTCTTCGTTCTTCCCCACAGGAGTTTACGAAACTTGGGTTTTCGCATCGACATCGATTGATGGACGCATTGATATGACCTTTGCTCCGCTTGAAAAGAAAACGGTGCGTTTAATGAGTCCGTGGGATGATATGACGCCATCGATGCTCGTCAATGGCGATACCGTGAAAATGGGTCCGTTCTCCAAAGATACTTGTGGCTGGTATCAAGCCGCTTACTATAAACATGTCGCCGAATGGAATGTGACATTTAAACAGACTTTTGGATTTGCAATTTATACGGCCTCGGGCACAAAAGATGGCGAAAGCATTTCGCTCGATTCGATATTTGCGCTTTCGGACACGGCTTGGGTAATGCCTTATCCGACTTCGAGCAGTAAACCGCAGTTACATACGACATTCCCAGGACGTTTGGGAATTTGTCCGACGATGCAAATTTCTGCGATGCTTGTGGACTGGGCGGGCGAATCACATCCCGATAGCATTGACGTGGACTTTGGTGGCATTTACGATGGCAACGCTTATACCGAAGTCACATTCTTAGATTCTGCTGGGAAGTTAACGACAAATCGCAAATGCGGTGGTCATGTGATGGGAATGGTAAAACCAATTCTTGGACCTTCGGGTCTTCCGGAACGCGTTGATTCGCAGGATTATCCATGGGGCAAATGTTCTGCGGCGCATGAAATTGAAAAATGGTTTGTGCCGGAAACATTAGCGGTCGATGCTGCGGGACGCAAATACACCAATGCGGCTTGCCGCGACATCGATTTGACTTTGGATGAAGAAGGATTCTGGCTTGCGGATATTACGGAAGCGGGAAATTGTAATGATCCGGTGAATCCGGGATTTTATCCGTTGGATGATTTTGAATATCTCGATTCGGCGAAGACGATTAAAAATCCGAAATTCGATTGGGCGGTTTCGGGCTGCATGCACAATTACAGTTTCTCAATGAAAATCTCGGCGCAGTTCCAATATGTGAAAGGGCAATACTTTGAATTCCGCGGCGACGATGATGTTTGGGTGTTTATTGATAATCGATTGGTCGTTGATATCGGCGGATGCCATAGCCCTGTGGAAGGCGCAGTGAATTTGGATACTCTCGGACTCATCGAAGGTGAAACTTATCCATTCCGCATTTTCTTCTCGGAACGAAATGCCACCGGTTCGAATTTTAAAATGCGAACATCCATCAATTTGGAAACGGAGAAGACTTATTATCCGGTTGAAATTCCGACGAAAGATGGGACGATTTCGTATGAAATTTGGCAAATGCTCGTCGATAAATCGCTGAGCTGTGATATTTCGAGCGTGGCAAAAGTCGATACAATTCCGGCGGCGTCACTTTTCATTTTGATGGGGCCAGGACTTTCTGAAGAAGGCGATACCCTTGGACCGGGAGTCAATTTCGGAGGCATTACCATTTCCGAAACGATGTCGGGCTTTATCATTGATACCGCAGCCGTTGTGCGCTCGCGGACTCTTGCACCGGGCTCTTACACTCTCTATTTCTATTTGGAATCGGACCTTTCGCAGTCTTCGAAAATCTATTTCACGGTTCCAGAATATCCGCTGCCGACGATCGTTTTCGCAGACACTCTGTGGAATGAAATGAATCCGGATACAGTGCGACTCGGACAATATGCGTTTATTCCGTATGCGGTAAACGTGATGGCGGTTTATATGGGAACGCCTTGCGATAGCGGCTGTGACGGCGTTCTCAAATTTTCATCAAAAGATTCGCTCGCTCTCGCCGATGCGTCGGGCGGACTTTTAGATTCTATCGAAGTGAAAAATGGACGGGCAACATTCTATGTGATGGGAACTGCTGCGGTTGAAAATGGCGCATTCTCGCTTTCGAGTCCCGCATACGATAACATTTTAACTTGGTCAAAAATCAATTTGGAAAAGCCGCCAGTTCCCATTCCGAATGGCGGTTGGATGCGAGACCGCGACGGTGATGGCGTCGCAGACAGTTTGGTGCTTTCTTATGGTGAAGCAATCGTGGACGATAACGCGCCGGATTCGGTGCAGTGGCAATTCGGCGATTCAACTTGGCACAAAGAAAATCGCAAAAGCGTAGAATCGCATCGCTATTTAGATTCGCTTCTCGTCTTTGAAAAAGATTCGCTGCTGAATTTCCTCTTTACGGGAAACACTTCGAATTCTATTTATGCGGGCAGTTACACGAGCATTTTCCACAAAACGGTGACCGATACATTAACCGGTGCAACGGATACATTGGAATTTAAAGTGTCGGGAAAAATTCACGATAAAATTGGTCCTGTGATTACGAATGCGATTGTAACTCCGCGCAGCGAAAGCGTGTATCAATTAGCGATTGTATTCAGCGAAGCAATTGATACGAATCAAGTTGCATTTGATTCGGTCTTCGAATTCAAAGCGTGGCGAAATGGTTCGGAATCATCGCATCAAATTTATCCGGTTTCTGGAAATCGCAAAACATCGCGTTATGAAGTTTTCTATTCCAATAAAAACGGTGTTCTCCCAACGGTCGGCGATAGCATTCGCATCGCTCCGGGAATTTTAAAAGACTTGTCACAGAATGCAGCGGCCGAAAATAATCGCTGGGTGCGCATTGTCGGCGAACAATATATTACGGTGGAATCGGCGACGGTCTTTAATGCGGACAATGAAAAGTTGATGGAATTTGAAGATTCTTCAACGGTCATTCCGTATAAAGTGGCGCTCGGACTTCCGTATGAAACAGCCGAAAAGAATATCGGACTTCCGGGATTTTTAATTCGCTTTGACTTGGGCGAACTCGCTGCAGCACAAGGCGCAAGCGCAGAAAGTTTATACGTCAAATACGAAGCGAATTTCTACACGAATCTCGGCGTGTACATGAATTCTTCAAGCGGAAAACTCAGTTGCACCGATGCGATTTTCAGCGGCGATTGCATTCAAAATTCGGGAAATATTTATCTCGCTTGGAATGTTCGTAGCAACAAAGGACGCATCGCGGGCACAGGCGCTTACATCGCAAAATTGAAAATTAAAATCGGCGTTCTCGGCGGCGATAGTCAAAAGAAAGAAGTCACCCGAAGCTGGGGAATTCGAAGAATTAAAAAGTAA